A genomic region of Dactylococcopsis salina PCC 8305 contains the following coding sequences:
- a CDS encoding DUF4351 domain-containing protein — MISTFPLKLWLRLLGKGSVQRQAVAEVIALPEEDARRTEALRLLSVWKIIVEANPELPEGEEVTMPLPQAFLEWEQQVEERGKKEGKKEGKKEGKEEGKKEGIQSLVWRQLSRRFGDIPSSIQTQIEELEIEETEALAEALLDFTSIDDLQRWLLDSRGTEE; from the coding sequence TTGATCTCTACTTTTCCCCTGAAGCTTTGGTTAAGACTGCTGGGAAAAGGAAGCGTTCAACGGCAAGCCGTGGCAGAAGTAATCGCTCTGCCAGAAGAAGATGCTAGACGAACCGAAGCGTTAAGATTGTTATCAGTATGGAAAATCATTGTCGAAGCTAATCCAGAACTCCCAGAAGGGGAGGAGGTAACTATGCCCTTGCCACAAGCCTTTTTAGAATGGGAACAACAAGTTGAAGAACGCGGGAAAAAAGAAGGGAAAAAAGAAGGGAAAAAAGAAGGGAAAGAAGAAGGGAAAAAAGAAGGAATTCAATCGCTAGTCTGGCGACAACTGTCACGGCGCTTTGGAGACATTCCTTCCTCCATTCAAACCCAGATTGAGGAGTTAGAGATTGAGGAAACTGAAGCCCTTGCTGAAGCTCTGTTAGATTTTACCTCGATCGATGATCTTCAGCGTTGGTTGCTTGATTCAAGAGGAACAGAAGAATAA
- a CDS encoding HEPN domain-containing protein, translating into MNPSQQAILKKAVRSWRAAQTLYDEGFSDFAASRAYYSMFYVAEAFLEEDQMSFSGHAAVISAFGRDFAKPKRVPPHFHRYLLNAQDKRNRGDYGFYDEITPTQAKELIDQAEEFLQLAQSLIGNLSDET; encoded by the coding sequence ATGAATCCTTCCCAGCAAGCCATCCTAAAAAAAGCAGTTCGGAGTTGGCGTGCCGCCCAAACTTTATATGACGAAGGATTCTCTGACTTTGCAGCTTCACGAGCTTATTACAGTATGTTTTATGTTGCAGAAGCATTTCTAGAAGAGGATCAAATGTCTTTTTCAGGTCATGCTGCGGTGATCTCAGCATTTGGTCGAGACTTTGCTAAACCAAAGCGTGTTCCCCCACATTTCCATCGCTATTTATTGAATGCTCAGGACAAACGTAACCGAGGAGATTATGGATTTTATGATGAAATTACTCCCACTCAAGCTAAAGAATTAATTGATCAAGCAGAAGAGTTTTTGCAGTTAGCTCAGTCATTGATTGGAAATTTATCTGATGAGACTTGA
- a CDS encoding Ig-like domain-containing protein — MAFQPNSEAVAMEEALLEGAVINVGALLTKFASSDHFHSILETSFGDNSDTRLIEELQQALYTGAFFDGIEIEVLPSAELEGALGAYAEATNTIYLSQDLLVSSTQQASAVLLEEVGHAIDAYLNVEDSAGDEGAIFSALVRDVSLSPLEWQQLKAEDDTATLTINGEAVTVEQADVSYIGGDGDWYDPANWSNGTVPGTNDDVTITSNNTDITITFSQGNPSVNSLSLFAENGGNLALSGLTSYEGADFDTSIRATGGSSIDLSSITTLSGGTGYKDQLFIEAINGTVNLSNLTDITGGATRVLADGTNSNIDLSSLNRFADDNGYTYSQVNALNGGTIQTPNLDSLNGVSLLFNSSGNFDAEQITSVTNGSITVEGTAANLSSLTNVSGSSVTLSNGGTADFSNVSNIDTASLFVNDGVSLELPQVTSYEGTNFDTSIRATGGSNIDLSSITTLSGGTEYKDELFIEAINGTINLSNLTDITGGATRVLADGTNSNIDLSSLNRFADDNGYTYSQVNALNGGTIQTPNLDSLNGVSLLFNSSGNFDAEQITSVTNGSITVEGTAANLSSLTNVSGSSVTLSNGGTADFSNVSNIDTASLFVNDGVSLELPQVTSYEGTNSDTSIQATGGSSIDLSSITTLSGGTGYKDQLFIEAINGTVNLSNLTDITGGATRVLADGTNSNIDLSSLNRFADDNGYTYSQVNALNGGTIDLDQLSDISGEVLPITADGTNSIIDLFQISESNSSINPTEENGGDIIFLENEVPTFTSPDAIEISENETDVVTLSATDPDGDTLSFSITGGVDEDLFTLDDEGGLSFSNAPDFENPSDEDGNNVYQVTVTVDDGKDITVEQDLTVTVTDVNEAPTFTSENAIEISENETDVVTLSATDPDGDTLSFSITGGVDEDLFTLDDEGSLSFSNAPDFENPSDEDGNNVYQVTVTVADGKGSTVEQDLTVTVTDVNEAPTFTSENAIEISENETDVVTLTATDPDGDTLSFSITGGVDEDLFTLDEGSLSFSNAPDFENPSDEDGNNVYQVTVTVADGKGSTVEQDLTVTVTDVNEAPTFTSENAIEISENETDVVTLSATDPDGDTLSFSITGGADEGLFTLDDEGSLSFSNAPDFETPSDEDGNNVYQVTVTVADGKGSTVEQDLTVTVTDVNEAPIIEDQSFSIPENSEGETVVGAIEASDPEGNSLSYSLEEEGFGINETGEIFVTGETDLDFETNPNRELTVTVSDGEFTPTATVTVNLTDVNEAPTFTSENAIEVSENETSVVTLSATDPDGDTLSFSITGGADAALFTLDEDENLTFNQSPDFENPQDSNSDNIYQVQVSADDGNGGNSSQSINLEVLDVNESPEITSDSLPTIEENTIAPLSLQADDPDGDEVTFSLTGGADQGLFTINPDTGELEFNNPPDFENPIDADEDNIYVLEVTATDSEGANVSETLEVIVENVNEVPTAEDDTGSTDEDSSFTVDAANGVLANDVDPDGDALTVRAVNGEAGKVDTEITLDSGALLTLNADGSYEYDTNGAFEDLNDGETATDTFTYTVADGNGGTATAEIRITINGSTGNQAPVVEIPINDINLSQGEIPDPINLFDLFEDNEDTDEELTYSITEQTNADLIQAAINEGEGELSFVIFSGSGSSNITIQATDTDGLSVSETFTVTVNARNTAPEITNPLNDLSIDAGSDPVPINLFETFEDTQDADSDLKFRASSSNKSLVNADSINTSSGELFLQFPSTRTGSSEITVSAVDTSGFTTTETFTVTVNPSGEVISLEETNDTLETASTPQLSPDTPNINLAGEIGDNNFGDQDIDLYRLELQKGDQLTADINTDDNSSLDSFLRLFDSFGQEVERNDDSQQGENDSLLEFSADTSQTYYIGVSGFGNDQYNPNLENSGSKGDTGSYNLALTLTSTASETPNDTISQAIATSALIQENGQFQQPGFLGDNSTLNNPNLDVDFYEIQLTQGETATIDIDTTENSPLNPILRIFNATGGNVPNGFNDNAKAPGEQLGNDPYLEFSAPFSGTYYVGVSDQANDLYSPYNPESGQSPGATGAYEINITQDVSREDSPPEASPNDTLDTATALLVGDEIQGNIGDRTEFVTVPGLDVDLYTLTLEADQAIRINLNRTSRLDPVLRLFNAQGEEIAFNDDIGSSDNALLELTIPETGDYYIGVSGFGNENYDVTTAGSGKSFASTGSYQLIISDQQPEILEAGEEEENDTLDTATATSLTADSLGSLKQTNAIGNNPNLEEAGLDVDIFQVELDTNTRLTAEINTENFNSEFDSLLRVFNSEGEQLDFNDDESSENLDSQLEFIPTAPGTYYVGVSGLGNENYNPNTVSSGNAGSIGDYEIELRLNEVTPQENPTNETPETASQVNLTNNRFSTNGVIGDNTNVEVDRDFYEIDLEQGNILNIRVNGDNLESFVRLFNSKDEEIPLEYEAGDFPHPSLNLTIPEDDTYFLQISAFDNNEDGIPDDSIGDYRLNLAVAPPPLAAQPPVEEIRPTANNDRFRAASQRTAIFNVLGNDSANDDQGFLEITDFTATTEKGGTVELDNQSRLRYTPNPDFGGVDTFTYTVANESGGFDQGTVEVNVNRPPEGASVQVELDVRSVPGKEDQLNDGLQIGEEFIVDVRFLDRTAANNPSQAVLSGYADLLFNPEILQVISEEEIDTDGIINGVIHDNSRYNLLRKGTVRNEEGLVNEAGAGTLALGGVESLPEDNRIFSLHFQAVGGGNTALLASQAGQQINSAITILNPDFISDQRDQTRFGEVDIISALNNQNNIESAFPPSANFALSNNIILSEQEDVSAVQGVIEAMAVNIDFQDLAGNALEDVAVGEEFKIVLSAEDLRPEGQQLGVFSVFADVLYDTVLIDVTEAELVGDFASPVLELPTAVEQGSGEGLIDELGGTQSNFNPVRSGSQTFAELTVTAKAPGQLDVSTNAPEGKTAKNTLFGVDVEVTEGTVYSEKSINLVGETEEGNPDLVITEFDAVVDHVLGGETEVNLTVENQGDGSSPGFQVEILYYTADDPGELEEEEPMVVKTLAFEELTGSGSRSETAAVSLPVEVMLAEALEDDPSVFGETVPEEGFFESNNIDYLGVRLVNSESSGETTEEFTNNGVDGTEGVNVDDIAYFPWDVVRNDLGNVVQGGEDEVETDGAVSGSDLTQVYDNIGTIISEGTGEAPSGLDLGRIDLDLDGAISPVDAVRVANRLGYNLNPAIIEESVG; from the coding sequence ATGGCATTTCAACCGAATAGTGAGGCGGTGGCAATGGAAGAAGCGTTACTCGAAGGCGCAGTGATCAACGTTGGAGCGTTATTAACTAAATTCGCGTCCAGTGACCATTTCCACTCGATCTTAGAAACCAGTTTTGGTGACAACTCCGACACCAGATTAATCGAAGAGTTACAACAAGCCCTATACACTGGGGCTTTTTTCGATGGCATTGAAATAGAAGTCCTGCCCAGTGCTGAGTTGGAAGGAGCATTAGGGGCTTATGCCGAGGCAACCAATACTATATATCTGTCTCAAGATTTGCTGGTTTCTTCGACTCAACAAGCGAGTGCGGTGTTGTTGGAAGAGGTGGGACACGCGATCGATGCTTATTTGAATGTGGAGGATAGCGCTGGGGATGAAGGCGCGATCTTTTCAGCGTTGGTAAGGGATGTTAGTTTGAGTCCTTTAGAATGGCAACAGTTGAAGGCAGAAGATGACACAGCGACTCTGACGATTAATGGAGAAGCTGTAACTGTCGAACAGGCAGACGTTTCTTACATTGGTGGTGATGGCGACTGGTACGACCCTGCTAATTGGAGTAACGGAACTGTACCTGGTACTAATGATGATGTCACCATCACTAGCAATAATACTGATATTACAATTACTTTTTCACAAGGGAATCCTAGCGTCAATAGTCTATCGCTGTTTGCCGAAAATGGGGGCAATTTGGCGCTTTCTGGTTTAACCAGCTATGAAGGGGCAGACTTCGATACCTCCATTCGAGCCACAGGAGGCAGTAGCATTGACTTGTCCTCGATCACTACCCTTTCAGGAGGAACCGGATACAAGGATCAACTATTCATCGAAGCGATTAATGGCACCGTCAACCTGAGCAACTTAACGGACATCACGGGAGGGGCAACGCGGGTTTTAGCCGATGGCACCAACAGCAATATCGACTTGTCGAGTTTAAATCGCTTTGCGGATGATAATGGTTATACTTATTCCCAAGTGAATGCCCTTAATGGAGGAACAATCCAAACTCCAAATCTTGATAGCCTCAATGGGGTTTCCTTACTTTTTAACAGCAGCGGCAACTTTGACGCCGAACAAATCACAAGTGTTACCAATGGCTCGATTACAGTGGAGGGAACAGCTGCCAACTTGAGCAGCTTAACCAATGTCAGTGGTTCCAGTGTTACTTTAAGCAATGGTGGGACTGCTGATTTCAGCAACGTCAGCAACATTGATACAGCTAGTCTATTTGTCAATGACGGGGTAAGTTTAGAGTTGCCGCAAGTAACCAGCTATGAAGGAACAAACTTCGATACCTCCATTCGAGCCACAGGAGGCAGCAACATTGACTTGTCCTCGATCACTACCCTTTCAGGAGGAACCGAATACAAGGATGAACTATTCATCGAAGCGATTAATGGTACCATCAATCTGAGCAACTTAACGGACATCACGGGAGGGGCAACGCGGGTTTTAGCCGATGGCACCAACAGCAATATCGACTTGTCGAGTTTAAATCGCTTTGCGGATGATAATGGTTATACTTATTCCCAAGTGAATGCCCTTAATGGAGGAACAATCCAAACTCCAAATCTTGATAGCCTCAATGGGGTTTCCTTACTTTTTAACAGCAGCGGCAACTTTGACGCCGAACAAATCACAAGTGTTACCAATGGCTCGATTACAGTGGAGGGAACAGCTGCCAACTTGAGCAGCTTAACCAATGTCAGTGGTTCCAGTGTTACTTTAAGCAATGGTGGGACTGCTGATTTCAGCAACGTCAGCAACATTGATACAGCTAGTCTATTTGTCAATGACGGGGTAAGTTTAGAGTTGCCACAAGTAACCAGCTATGAAGGAACAAACTCGGACACCTCCATTCAAGCTACAGGGGGCAGTAGCATTGACTTGTCCTCGATCACTACCCTTTCAGGAGGAACCGGATACAAGGATCAACTATTCATCGAAGCGATTAATGGCACCGTCAACCTGAGCAACTTAACGGACATCACGGGAGGGGCAACGCGGGTTTTAGCCGATGGCACCAACAGCAATATCGACTTGTCGAGTTTAAATCGCTTTGCGGATGATAATGGTTATACTTATTCCCAAGTGAATGCCCTTAATGGAGGAACAATCGATCTTGATCAACTCTCTGACATTTCAGGAGAAGTCCTGCCAATAACAGCAGATGGAACGAATAGTATTATCGACTTGTTCCAAATTTCAGAAAGCAATTCCAGTATTAACCCCACTGAAGAAAATGGCGGCGACATTATCTTCCTGGAAAATGAAGTGCCCACTTTCACTTCACCAGATGCGATCGAGATTTCGGAAAATGAAACCGATGTGGTGACTCTCAGCGCCACTGATCCTGATGGGGATACGTTAAGTTTCTCGATTACGGGAGGTGTGGATGAAGATTTATTCACTCTCGATGATGAGGGAGGTTTAAGTTTCAGCAACGCACCTGATTTTGAGAATCCCAGTGATGAGGATGGGAATAATGTTTATCAGGTGACGGTGACGGTAGATGATGGTAAGGATATCACTGTTGAACAGGATTTAACGGTAACGGTAACGGATGTGAATGAAGCGCCTACTTTCACTTCTGAAAATGCGATCGAGATTTCAGAAAATGAAACCGATGTGGTGACTCTCAGCGCCACTGATCCTGATGGGGATACGTTAAGTTTCTCGATTACAGGAGGTGTGGATGAAGATTTATTCACTCTCGATGATGAGGGAAGTTTAAGTTTCAGCAACGCACCTGATTTTGAAAATCCCAGTGATGAGGATGGGAATAATGTTTATCAGGTGACGGTGACGGTAGCTGATGGTAAGGGTAGCACGGTTGAACAGGATTTAACGGTAACGGTAACGGATGTGAATGAAGCGCCTACTTTCACTTCTGAAAATGCGATCGAGATTTCAGAAAATGAAACCGATGTTGTTACTCTCACCGCCACTGATCCTGATGGAGATACGTTAAGTTTCTCGATTACGGGAGGTGTGGATGAAGATTTATTCACCCTTGATGAGGGAAGTTTAAGTTTCAGCAACGCACCTGACTTTGAGAATCCCAGTGATGAGGATGGGAATAATGTTTATCAGGTGACGGTGACGGTAGCTGATGGTAAGGGTAGCACGGTTGAACAGGATTTAACGGTAACGGTAACGGATGTGAATGAAGCGCCTACTTTCACTTCTGAAAATGCGATCGAGATTTCAGAAAATGAAACCGATGTGGTTACTCTCAGCGCCACTGATCCTGATGGAGATACGTTAAGTTTCTCGATTACGGGAGGTGCGGATGAAGGTTTATTCACTCTCGATGATGAGGGAAGTTTAAGTTTCAGCAACGCACCTGATTTTGAGACTCCCAGTGATGAGGATGGGAATAATGTTTATCAGGTGACGGTGACGGTAGCTGATGGTAAGGGTAGCACGGTTGAACAGGATTTAACGGTAACGGTAACGGATGTGAATGAAGCGCCAATTATTGAAGATCAAAGTTTTTCGATTCCTGAAAACAGTGAGGGGGAAACCGTCGTGGGGGCGATCGAAGCTAGTGATCCAGAAGGAAATTCCCTCAGTTACAGTTTAGAGGAAGAAGGCTTTGGGATTAATGAGACAGGAGAAATTTTCGTTACGGGTGAAACGGATTTAGACTTTGAGACGAATCCGAATCGAGAATTAACGGTAACGGTGAGTGATGGGGAATTCACACCAACCGCAACAGTGACGGTAAATCTCACGGATGTGAATGAAGCGCCCACTTTCACTTCTGAAAATGCGATCGAGGTGTCGGAAAATGAAACCAGTGTTGTTACTCTCAGCGCCACTGATCCTGATGGGGATACGTTAAGTTTCTCGATTACAGGAGGTGCAGATGCAGCATTATTCACCCTTGATGAGGATGAAAACTTAACCTTCAATCAATCTCCCGACTTCGAGAACCCGCAAGACAGCAACAGCGATAACATCTATCAAGTCCAAGTCAGCGCTGATGACGGAAACGGCGGAAACAGCAGCCAAAGCATCAATTTGGAAGTGTTGGATGTCAATGAATCTCCTGAAATCACATCTGATTCCTTACCAACCATTGAAGAAAACACGATCGCGCCGCTCTCTCTCCAAGCAGATGATCCAGATGGGGATGAAGTTACTTTCTCCCTCACGGGTGGCGCTGACCAAGGATTATTTACGATTAATCCTGATACAGGAGAATTAGAGTTTAATAATCCTCCCGACTTTGAAAACCCCATAGACGCTGATGAGGATAACATTTATGTACTAGAAGTGACTGCCACTGACAGTGAAGGGGCAAACGTCAGCGAGACGTTAGAGGTAATCGTTGAGAACGTAAACGAAGTTCCCACAGCAGAGGATGACACGGGTAGCACCGACGAAGATAGTTCCTTTACAGTTGATGCGGCAAATGGCGTTCTCGCCAATGACGTTGATCCTGATGGAGATGCTCTAACTGTCAGGGCCGTAAATGGAGAAGCGGGTAAGGTTGACACAGAAATCACCTTAGACTCCGGTGCGTTACTCACTCTCAATGCTGATGGAAGCTATGAGTATGACACCAATGGCGCATTTGAAGACCTCAACGACGGGGAAACTGCTACTGATACCTTTACCTACACCGTAGCTGATGGCAATGGCGGTACAGCTACTGCCGAAATAAGGATTACGATTAATGGAAGCACAGGTAATCAAGCCCCTGTTGTAGAAATCCCCATCAATGATATTAATCTCTCCCAAGGAGAAATTCCTGACCCGATCAACCTTTTTGATCTCTTTGAAGATAATGAAGATACCGACGAAGAACTAACCTACAGCATTACCGAACAAACCAACGCTGATCTAATCCAAGCCGCCATAAACGAAGGAGAAGGAGAACTCAGCTTCGTTATCTTTTCCGGTAGTGGCAGCAGCAACATCACTATCCAAGCCACTGACACCGATGGACTTAGCGTTAGCGAAACCTTCACCGTCACTGTTAACGCCCGTAACACTGCCCCAGAAATAACTAACCCCCTCAATGATTTAAGCATCGATGCGGGAAGTGACCCGGTTCCCATCAACCTCTTTGAGACCTTTGAGGATACGCAAGATGCCGACTCCGACCTGAAATTTAGGGCTAGCAGCAGCAACAAATCCCTTGTCAATGCCGATAGTATTAACACCAGTAGTGGTGAACTCTTCCTGCAATTCCCCTCCACTCGAACCGGTTCTAGCGAAATCACCGTCAGCGCTGTTGATACCAGTGGATTCACCACCACCGAAACCTTCACCGTTACCGTTAACCCCAGTGGCGAAGTCATCAGCCTCGAAGAAACCAACGACACCTTAGAAACCGCCAGCACCCCTCAACTCAGCCCCGACACCCCCAACATCAACCTCGCTGGCGAAATTGGCGACAACAATTTTGGTGATCAAGATATCGACCTTTATCGCCTCGAACTGCAAAAAGGCGACCAACTCACCGCCGACATCAACACTGATGATAACTCCTCCCTCGACTCCTTTTTAAGACTCTTCGACAGCTTCGGACAAGAAGTAGAACGCAACGACGACAGCCAACAAGGGGAAAACGACTCCCTATTAGAATTTAGTGCTGATACCTCACAAACCTACTATATTGGAGTCAGTGGCTTTGGTAACGACCAATACAACCCCAACTTAGAAAACTCTGGTAGTAAAGGAGACACTGGCAGTTATAACCTCGCCCTCACCCTCACCAGTACCGCCAGCGAAACCCCCAACGATACCATTTCCCAAGCGATCGCCACCAGCGCCTTGATTCAAGAAAACGGGCAATTTCAACAACCTGGCTTCCTCGGCGACAACAGCACCCTTAATAACCCCAACCTCGACGTTGACTTTTACGAAATCCAACTGACTCAAGGGGAAACCGCCACCATCGACATCGACACCACAGAAAACAGTCCCCTCAACCCCATCCTACGCATCTTTAACGCCACTGGCGGCAACGTTCCCAACGGCTTCAACGATAACGCCAAAGCCCCAGGTGAACAATTAGGAAATGACCCCTATCTCGAATTTAGCGCCCCCTTCAGCGGCACCTATTATGTCGGAGTCAGCGACCAAGCCAACGACCTGTATAGCCCCTACAACCCCGAAAGTGGACAAAGTCCAGGGGCAACAGGTGCGTATGAAATCAACATTACGCAAGATGTTTCCCGTGAAGATAGTCCCCCCGAAGCCTCTCCCAACGACACCCTCGACACCGCCACCGCCTTGTTAGTGGGAGATGAAATTCAAGGGAATATTGGCGATAGAACGGAATTTGTCACCGTTCCAGGATTAGACGTTGACCTTTACACCCTCACCCTCGAAGCTGACCAAGCCATCAGAATTAACCTCAATCGCACCTCCCGTCTTGACCCCGTCTTACGACTATTCAACGCCCAAGGAGAAGAAATTGCCTTCAATGACGACATCGGTAGCAGTGACAACGCCCTCTTAGAACTCACCATTCCCGAAACAGGAGACTACTACATCGGAGTCAGTGGCTTTGGTAACGAAAACTATGATGTCACCACAGCAGGAAGCGGTAAATCATTCGCCAGTACGGGCAGCTATCAACTCATCATCAGTGACCAACAACCAGAAATTTTAGAAGCAGGAGAAGAAGAAGAAAACGATACTCTAGACACCGCCACCGCCACCAGTTTAACCGCAGACAGCCTCGGTAGCCTCAAACAAACCAACGCCATTGGCAATAATCCCAATTTAGAAGAAGCAGGATTAGATGTAGATATCTTCCAAGTAGAACTAGATACTAATACCCGTCTCACCGCCGAAATTAACACCGAAAACTTCAACAGTGAGTTTGACTCCCTCCTCCGTGTCTTCAACAGTGAAGGAGAACAACTCGACTTTAATGATGATGAAAGCAGCGAGAATTTAGACTCCCAATTAGAATTTATTCCCACCGCACCTGGAACCTATTATGTGGGAGTCAGTGGTTTAGGGAATGAAAACTATAACCCCAATACAGTCAGTAGCGGTAACGCTGGCAGCATCGGAGATTATGAAATTGAACTTCGCCTCAATGAAGTCACTCCCCAAGAAAATCCCACCAACGAAACCCCCGAAACAGCAAGCCAAGTCAACTTAACCAATAACCGCTTTAGCACCAATGGTGTAATCGGTGACAATACTAATGTTGAGGTCGATCGAGACTTCTACGAAATTGACTTAGAACAAGGAAACATTCTCAATATAAGAGTGAACGGAGACAACCTCGAAAGTTTCGTCCGTCTCTTCAACAGTAAGGATGAAGAAATTCCCCTCGAATATGAAGCGGGAGACTTCCCTCACCCCAGCCTCAACTTAACCATTCCCGAAGACGACACCTACTTCCTACAAATCAGCGCCTTCGATAACAATGAAGACGGTATCCCAGACGATAGCATCGGAGACTATCGCCTCAACCTAGCCGTCGCACCCCCTCCCCTTGCCGCCCAACCCCCCGTCGAAGAAATTCGACCCACCGCCAACAACGATCGCTTTCGGGCTGCCTCCCAGCGCACTGCTATCTTTAATGTTTTGGGAAATGACAGCGCCAACGATGACCAAGGCTTTCTCGAAATTACTGACTTCACCGCAACCACCGAAAAAGGCGGAACTGTTGAACTCGATAACCAGTCGCGGTTAAGATACACTCCCAACCCCGACTTTGGAGGCGTTGATACTTTCACCTACACCGTCGCCAATGAAAGTGGTGGCTTTGACCAAGGCACAGTAGAAGTCAATGTTAATCGTCCGCCAGAAGGCGCAAGTGTTCAAGTTGAGTTGGATGTGCGTTCCGTTCCTGGAAAAGAAGACCAACTCAATGACGGCTTGCAAATCGGAGAAGAGTTTATCGTTGATGTTCGTTTTCTCGATCGAACCGCAGCCAACAATCCATCTCAAGCAGTATTATCAGGATATGCAGACTTATTGTTTAACCCTGAGATTCTACAAGTGATATCTGAGGAAGAGATAGACACGGATGGAATAATTAATGGAGTGATTCACGACAACAGCCGTTATAACCTGTTACGAAAAGGAACAGTACGCAACGAAGAAGGATTGGTCAATGAAGCGGGAGCAGGTACTTTAGCTTTAGGAGGAGTGGAAAGCCTACCAGAAGATAATCGTATTTTCAGCCTCCATTTCCAAGCCGTTGGCGGCGGAAATACTGCGCTTTTAGCCAGTCAAGCAGGACAGCAAATTAATTCAGCAATTACGATCCTGAATCCAGATTTTATCAGTGACCAACGAGATCAAACTCGCTTTGGTGAAGTTGACATTATCTCCGCTTTGAATAACCAAAACAACATTGAGAGTGCTTTTCCTCCCTCTGCCAACTTCGCTCTGAGTAATAATATCATTCTCTCTGAACAGGAAGACGTATCAGCAGTACAAGGAGTCATTGAAGCCATGGCGGTGAACATTGACTTTCAAGACTTAGCAGGGAACGCCTTAGAAGATGTCGCTGTGGGAGAGGAGTTTAAGATTGTTCTCTCTGCGGAAGACTTACGTCCAGAGGGTCAACAATTAGGAGTGTTTAGCGTCTTTGCCGATGTCTTATATGATACGGTTTTGATTGATGTCACCGAAGCCGAATTAGTGGGAGATTTTGCCTCCCCCGTCTTAGAATTACCCACAGCAGTGGAACAGGGTTCAGGAGAAGGATTAATCGATGAATTGGGGGGAACACAAAGTAACTTTAATCCCGTCAGAAGCGGCAGTCAAACCTTTGCCGAATTAACCGTCACCGCCAAAGCGCCTGGACAATTAGATGTAAGTACCAACGCCCCAGAGGGGAAAACCGCGAAAAATACACTGTTTGGGGTGGATGTGGAGGTGACAGAGGGGACAGTTTACAGCGAAAAGAGTATTAATCTTGTTGGTGAAACAGAAGAAGGGAATCCTGATTTAGTGATTACGGAATTTGACGCAGTTGTTGATCATGTATTGGGAGGAGAAACTGAGGTCAATTTGACAGTGGAAAATCAAGGGGATGGGAGTTCTCCAGGTTTCCAAGTGGAAATTCTTTACTATACCGCCGATGATCCAGGGGAATTAGAAGAAGAAGAACCAATGGTGGTGAAAACTCTGGCTTTTGAGGAGTTAACAGGGAGTGGAAGCAGAAGTGAAACCGCAGCGGTGTCTCTACCAGTAGAGGTAATGTTAGCAGAAGCGTTAGAAGATGATCCTTCAGTGTTTGGAGAAACCGTTCCAGAAGAGGGCTTCTTTGAGTCGAATAATATCGACTATTTAGGGGTGCGCTTAGTTAATAGTGAGAGTTCTGGGGAAACTACAGAAGAGTTTACGAATAACGGTGTGGATGGAACAGAAGGGGTAAATGTGGATGATATTGCTTATTTCCCCTGGGATGTGGTGAGAAATGATCTGGGAAATGTTGTTCAAGGGGGAGAAGATGAGGTAGAAACGGATGGAGCGGTTTCTGGAAGTGACCTCACCCAAGTGTATGATAATATTGGTACGATTATTTCTGAAGGAACGGGTGAAGCTCCCTCTGGCTTAGATTTAGGGCGCATTGATTTAGATTTAGATGGGGCGATTTCTCCTGTGGATGCGGTGCGTGTTGCTAACCGCTTGGGATATAATCTCAATCCTGCCATTATTGAGGAGAGTGTTGGTTAG
- a CDS encoding J domain-containing protein, translating to MATATLTPEVKQEINRLSQEKLIDHEVLEEFAEFVIKINHKSASKVKNKLNISDLKEAVYQRFKVKNTKELKQSNHFQMATDGMEKLDFRLKVTWEKLYRKFIGILPNEMNQEGYGCINGINVFQYFKPWQVFNLDPKTATKNEIKKAYYQLSKVYHPDNQKTGNREIFEQIELMYKSIIAGV from the coding sequence ATGGCTACAGCAACTCTGACTCCAGAAGTTAAACAGGAGATCAATCGGCTTTCCCAAGAAAAATTGATCGACCATGAAGTGTTAGAAGAATTTGCAGAATTTGTAATTAAAATCAATCATAAGTCTGCTAGTAAAGTTAAAAACAAGCTGAACATCAGTGACTTAAAAGAAGCAGTTTATCAGCGTTTTAAGGTAAAAAATACTAAAGAATTAAAGCAATCTAATCATTTCCAAATGGCAACTGACGGCATGGAAAAACTAGATTTTCGCCTGAAAGTAACTTGGGAAAAACTATATCGTAAGTTTATCGGAATTTTACCCAACGAAATGAATCAAGAAGGATACGGTTGTATTAATGGTATTAATGTATTTCAATATTTTAAGCCTTGGCAAGTATTTAATTTAGACCCAAAAACTGCCACTAAAAATGAAATAAAAAAAGCCTATTACCAACTTTCTAAAGTTTATCATCCTGATAATCAAAAGACTGGAAACAGGGAAATTTTTGAGCAAATTGAATTAATGTACAAAAGTATCATTGCTGGTGTTTAG